A single genomic interval of Rhodothermales bacterium harbors:
- a CDS encoding Rieske 2Fe-2S domain-containing protein gives MNPAETTHALKVATWGELADRTPMYALAESVDLVVVRYDDNVSVLYGRCLHRGALMSDGHVDGHNLICGVHGWDYRYDTGVSEYDNSEVLHKFAAWVSLDDDAVYVDRHEIMEWTKENPQPYQREEYLGLYQDVHGGPEEPFNAYVQELARNGLKSFGHHGKMSAMGVPLTDLPRWDDIQILTAQLARRPLEDDAGVGTEVVIGPGAARPLSLDIPIFVSDMSYGALSEEAKTALSIGAEQAGTGICSGEGGMLPEEQQANTRYFYELASGKFGWDLDKACRSQAFHFKAGQGAKTGTGGHLPGEKVVDKIAQVRGLEPGTPAISPSRFPDLVTAQDFSRLADAIRERTGGIPIGFKMSAQHIEDDIDFALDSGTDYIILDGRGGATGAAPEIFKNNISVPTMVALARARRHLDSRGAEKVSLIITGGLRTESDFVKALALGADAIAIANSAIQAIGCLGMRACHTNNCPVGIATQKKSLRSRIIIEKSAERLTNYLKATVHLMQILARACGHNHLGQFESRDLTTWKPDIARLTGISFSGVGMS, from the coding sequence ATGAATCCCGCTGAAACAACGCATGCCTTGAAGGTCGCCACCTGGGGTGAACTCGCGGATCGCACTCCCATGTACGCCCTCGCAGAGTCAGTCGATCTCGTGGTGGTCCGATACGACGACAATGTATCCGTACTCTACGGACGCTGTCTGCACCGCGGCGCCCTGATGTCGGACGGACACGTCGACGGGCACAACTTGATATGTGGCGTCCATGGATGGGATTATCGATACGATACCGGTGTCAGCGAGTACGACAATTCGGAAGTGCTGCACAAATTTGCTGCATGGGTGAGTCTCGATGACGACGCGGTCTATGTCGACCGGCACGAAATAATGGAGTGGACGAAGGAGAATCCACAGCCGTATCAGCGGGAGGAATATCTCGGTCTGTATCAAGACGTCCACGGTGGACCGGAGGAACCGTTCAATGCCTATGTTCAGGAGCTCGCAAGAAACGGCCTCAAGAGCTTCGGACATCACGGCAAGATGTCCGCCATGGGTGTACCTCTCACCGACTTGCCGCGATGGGACGACATCCAGATCCTGACCGCGCAGCTGGCGCGCCGGCCGCTCGAAGATGATGCTGGAGTCGGCACCGAAGTTGTCATCGGGCCGGGCGCCGCCCGGCCGCTGTCGCTTGACATCCCCATCTTTGTCAGTGACATGAGTTATGGCGCGCTGAGCGAGGAGGCGAAGACTGCCCTGTCGATCGGGGCCGAGCAGGCCGGCACCGGAATCTGCTCGGGTGAAGGTGGTATGCTTCCGGAGGAACAGCAGGCCAATACACGCTACTTCTACGAGCTCGCGTCTGGAAAATTCGGCTGGGACCTCGACAAGGCCTGCCGATCTCAAGCCTTCCACTTCAAGGCCGGCCAGGGAGCCAAGACGGGTACCGGTGGACATCTTCCGGGCGAAAAGGTCGTCGACAAGATTGCACAGGTACGGGGGTTGGAGCCCGGTACGCCGGCGATCAGTCCTTCGCGTTTTCCCGACCTCGTAACGGCACAGGATTTCTCTCGGCTGGCCGACGCAATCCGCGAACGAACCGGCGGGATTCCGATCGGATTCAAGATGTCGGCTCAGCATATCGAGGACGACATCGACTTCGCACTTGACTCGGGCACCGACTACATCATCCTGGACGGTCGTGGAGGCGCGACGGGTGCCGCACCGGAGATCTTCAAGAACAATATCTCCGTACCTACGATGGTCGCTCTCGCGCGGGCGCGACGTCATCTGGATAGCCGCGGGGCCGAAAAGGTCAGCCTCATCATCACTGGCGGCCTGCGAACGGAATCGGACTTCGTTAAGGCACTTGCGCTCGGAGCAGACGCGATAGCTATCGCGAACTCCGCGATCCAGGCAATCGGTTGCCTGGGAATGCGCGCCTGCCACACGAACAACTGCCCCGTCGGTATCGCGACGCAGAAGAAGTCACTGCGATCACGAATCATCATCGAGAAATCGGCAGAGAGATTGACGAACTATCTCAAGGCTACCGTTCATCTCATGCAGATCCTTGCGCGAGCCTGCGGACACAATCATCTTGGCCAGTTTGAGTCAAGAGACCTTACGACATGGAAACCCGATATCGCCAGGTTGACCGGTATCTCTTTTTCTGGAGTCGGGATGTCCTGA
- a CDS encoding alpha/beta fold hydrolase, whose protein sequence is MLHHKTYEIGPTADWVVFVHGAGGSSAIWFKQVRDFRKKFNVLLFDLRGHGESSRMPVSQLRYTFDDVSRDIIEVLDHVGVRRAHFVGISLGSLIIRSIADIDPDRVGTVVLGGAITRLNVRSRVLVAIGNMFKHVVPYIWLYRFFAWIIMPRKRHKESRALFTREARKLCQKEFLRWFRLTSRVVPLLRSYAERELEAPTLYLMGQEDYMFLPAVQRLIETHKRSILKIIEGAGHVCNVEEPRLFNRHAIAFMLANRLGPPSGASFVAG, encoded by the coding sequence TTGCTACATCATAAGACATACGAGATAGGGCCAACCGCCGACTGGGTGGTCTTCGTCCATGGTGCCGGCGGCAGTTCTGCGATCTGGTTCAAGCAGGTGCGGGACTTCCGCAAGAAGTTCAATGTCCTGCTTTTCGATCTGCGAGGACACGGTGAGTCGAGTAGAATGCCGGTCAGTCAGCTGCGGTATACGTTCGACGATGTCAGCCGGGATATCATCGAGGTACTTGATCACGTCGGCGTACGCCGTGCGCACTTCGTTGGCATATCGCTCGGGTCGTTGATCATTCGGTCGATAGCTGATATCGATCCAGACCGCGTGGGTACTGTTGTTCTCGGGGGAGCTATTACGCGTCTCAATGTCCGATCTCGAGTACTCGTTGCGATCGGCAACATGTTCAAGCACGTCGTTCCGTACATCTGGCTCTACCGCTTCTTCGCATGGATCATCATGCCGCGAAAGCGACACAAGGAATCGCGAGCACTGTTCACAAGAGAAGCGCGGAAGTTGTGTCAGAAGGAATTCCTCCGGTGGTTCCGACTGACATCCAGAGTTGTACCGCTGCTTCGTTCCTATGCAGAGCGCGAACTCGAAGCCCCGACACTCTACCTCATGGGACAGGAAGACTACATGTTCCTGCCCGCAGTCCAGCGTCTGATCGAAACACACAAGCGCAGCATTCTCAAAATAATTGAGGGTGCCGGCCACGTGTGCAATGTTGAAGAACCGCGACTGTTCAACCGGCATGCGATTGCGTTTATGCTCGCAAACCGGCTCGGTCCACCCTCAGGTGCCTCCTTCGTGGCAGGCTGA
- a CDS encoding 3'-5' exonuclease, translated as MHLERPLVFFDLETTGIDVEQDHVIEIACLKVFPDRQKQKFETLVNPGRFLTPEISELTGITDEHLVKAPRFAEIADELSNILANSDLAGYNAVKFDLPVLRNEFGRIDKPFPCPPDVVVLDAFEILRHHEQRNLAWTFKYYLGTEMPDAHRAMGDVAATEDIMREQILRYELRGTPAEIVSKLRYPFLDSGRRLKVDGEHVIVCFGKHRGKTLRELTESDPGYVVWMTENLDTEVVEILRRYVHFESPEVPSYPEAAEPGS; from the coding sequence ATGCATCTCGAAAGACCGCTCGTATTCTTCGACCTTGAGACAACCGGAATCGATGTCGAGCAGGATCACGTCATCGAGATTGCCTGTCTCAAGGTGTTTCCGGACCGTCAGAAGCAGAAGTTCGAGACGCTGGTGAATCCTGGTCGCTTCCTTACGCCCGAGATTAGCGAGTTGACCGGAATCACGGACGAGCACCTTGTCAAGGCTCCGCGCTTCGCGGAGATTGCCGACGAGCTGTCCAACATTCTCGCCAATTCCGACCTTGCAGGATACAACGCCGTGAAGTTCGATCTTCCGGTACTCCGAAACGAGTTTGGGCGAATTGACAAGCCGTTTCCGTGTCCGCCGGATGTTGTCGTGCTGGATGCGTTTGAAATCCTGCGCCATCACGAACAACGCAATCTGGCGTGGACGTTCAAATACTATCTTGGTACGGAGATGCCGGACGCTCACAGGGCGATGGGCGACGTAGCTGCTACTGAAGACATAATGCGAGAGCAGATACTTCGCTATGAACTTCGTGGCACACCGGCGGAAATCGTTTCGAAGCTGCGATATCCATTCCTGGACAGCGGTCGCAGATTGAAGGTCGACGGCGAGCACGTGATCGTCTGCTTCGGCAAGCACCGCGGAAAGACGCTCAGGGAACTGACCGAGAGCGATCCCGGCTACGTGGTCTGGATGACAGAGAATCTGGACACGGAAGTTGTCGAGATTCTGCGAAGGTACGTGCATTTCGAATCACCTGAAGTGCCGAGCTATCCGGAAGCTGCCGAACCTGGCAGTTGA
- a CDS encoding amidase, whose translation MLSNQSRITELSRRKFVRSSLVALPALAAGRSVATPDDSVDDDSLTTTDIEAAERLVDLSFSDEERNLMLEDLAARLDEFAQLREHEASPDIPPALVFDPRIGGESIPGGDSAVAWGAVADTGSLSDDDLAFAGVAALGEMIRTKVISARSLTELFIRRLRRFDSRLQAVVTVTEERALEQADRADREIAAGQYRGPLHGIPYGAKDLLSARRYPTTWGATPYRDQIIDEDAAVIKRLDDAGAVLVAKLTLGALAWGDVWFGGKTRNPWNLDEGSSGSSAGPGSAVSAGLVPFAIGSETYGSIVSPSTRNGVTGHRPTFGLVSRSGAMALSWSMDKLGPMCRSALDCAIVFDTIRGADPRDPATVNAPFTFDAAQDVRELRVGYVEASFKADYKNQQADNETLRVLREELTIDLQPVVLPVDLPIDAMLIILSAEAAAAFDGLTRSRGIDSMVRQERNAWPNVFRSSRFIPAVEYLQANRIRSVLLKRMANLMENFDVIVSPAFEGKALALTNLTGHPAVCVPNAFHSVEGNARRKSPGSVTFLSGLYRDGAALALAHAYQQVTDFHLRRPPVI comes from the coding sequence ATGTTGTCCAACCAGAGCCGCATCACGGAGCTTTCCCGCCGCAAGTTTGTCCGTTCGAGCCTCGTCGCGTTACCCGCACTTGCGGCCGGACGGTCGGTGGCTACCCCTGACGATTCTGTTGATGACGACTCTCTCACAACGACTGATATCGAGGCGGCGGAGCGCCTCGTGGATCTCTCCTTTTCAGATGAAGAACGGAACCTCATGCTGGAGGACCTCGCCGCCAGGCTGGATGAGTTCGCGCAACTCCGAGAGCACGAAGCGTCACCCGACATCCCGCCTGCCCTGGTGTTTGATCCACGAATCGGTGGTGAAAGCATTCCTGGCGGCGACTCGGCAGTCGCCTGGGGTGCTGTTGCCGACACCGGATCGCTGAGCGACGACGACCTCGCCTTCGCGGGAGTAGCCGCATTGGGTGAGATGATTCGAACGAAAGTGATCTCCGCTCGATCATTGACGGAGCTGTTCATCCGCCGTCTCCGACGCTTCGATTCACGGTTACAGGCTGTTGTGACGGTAACGGAAGAGCGCGCCCTTGAGCAGGCTGACAGAGCCGACCGCGAGATTGCGGCCGGCCAATACCGCGGCCCCTTACACGGAATTCCGTACGGAGCGAAGGACCTGCTTTCCGCTCGGAGGTATCCAACGACCTGGGGCGCAACACCATATCGGGATCAGATTATCGACGAGGATGCAGCAGTCATTAAGCGACTTGATGACGCCGGAGCTGTTCTCGTGGCGAAGCTCACGCTCGGGGCACTGGCCTGGGGTGACGTCTGGTTCGGCGGCAAGACCCGCAATCCATGGAATCTGGATGAGGGCTCAAGTGGTTCGTCGGCGGGACCCGGCAGTGCCGTCTCGGCCGGCCTCGTTCCGTTTGCAATCGGTTCCGAGACGTATGGATCGATCGTCTCGCCATCCACTCGAAACGGCGTCACCGGACATCGGCCGACGTTCGGACTGGTCAGTCGCAGTGGCGCGATGGCTCTGTCATGGTCCATGGACAAGCTCGGTCCAATGTGCCGTTCTGCACTTGACTGTGCCATCGTGTTCGACACGATTCGGGGGGCTGACCCGCGTGATCCGGCGACCGTGAACGCTCCATTCACTTTCGACGCTGCACAAGATGTCAGAGAACTTCGCGTTGGCTATGTGGAAGCATCGTTCAAGGCTGATTACAAGAATCAGCAGGCCGACAACGAGACGTTACGCGTGCTGAGAGAGGAGCTTACAATCGATCTGCAGCCTGTCGTACTGCCGGTTGATCTGCCGATCGATGCGATGCTGATCATTCTTTCTGCTGAAGCGGCTGCAGCCTTCGATGGCCTCACGCGTTCTCGCGGAATTGACTCGATGGTGCGTCAGGAGCGCAACGCGTGGCCCAACGTATTTCGATCATCGCGATTCATACCGGCGGTGGAGTATCTGCAGGCAAATCGAATTCGTTCTGTTCTGCTGAAGCGCATGGCGAACCTCATGGAGAACTTTGATGTCATCGTTAGCCCGGCGTTCGAAGGAAAAGCACTGGCTCTCACAAACCTGACGGGTCACCCTGCGGTTTGCGTGCCGAATGCGTTTCACTCCGTGGAGGGTAACGCACGTCGGAAATCGCCCGGCTCTGTCACGTTCCTTTCCGGCTTATACCGTGATGGAGCGGCCCTCGCCCTCGCGCATGCTTACCAGCAGGTGACAGATTTTCACCTGCGACGCCCTCCGGTCATTTGA
- a CDS encoding dihydrofolate reductase, protein MHTPRPEIVIIAALAEDNRVIGVDKDLPWRIPEDLKRFKQLTTGYPLLMGRKTFESLIHQFGGPLPDRRNVVLTRRSAFEGYDGVETYDSIEAALAAVENVERIYIGGGGHIYEQFLEQADRLELTLVEGSYVGDTFFPPFEHLVGTLFTLTCVENRDGYRFETYERARTAV, encoded by the coding sequence ATGCACACCCCTCGACCTGAGATCGTCATCATTGCCGCCCTCGCGGAGGACAATCGCGTCATCGGTGTAGATAAAGATCTACCGTGGCGTATTCCGGAAGACCTGAAGCGATTCAAACAGCTGACGACAGGTTATCCGTTGTTAATGGGACGCAAGACATTTGAATCGCTGATTCATCAGTTCGGTGGACCGCTGCCAGACCGACGCAACGTGGTGTTGACCCGTCGGAGCGCGTTCGAAGGCTATGACGGTGTCGAGACGTACGACAGCATCGAGGCTGCACTCGCCGCCGTCGAGAACGTGGAACGCATTTACATCGGCGGCGGCGGGCACATATACGAGCAATTCCTCGAGCAGGCCGACAGGTTGGAGTTAACCCTGGTCGAAGGCTCCTACGTGGGCGACACGTTCTTTCCGCCTTTCGAGCATCTGGTAGGTACGCTCTTCACTTTGACCTGCGTTGAGAATCGCGATGGCTACCGCTTTGAAACGTACGAGCGCGCAAGGACCGCGGTCTAG
- a CDS encoding thymidylate synthase, giving the protein MRQYLDYLQDILDNGTHKEDRTGTGTVSTFGRQMRFDLSEGLPLVTTKKLHVRSIIHELLWFLSGDTNVRYLRDNNVTIWDEWADENGDLGPVYGKQWRSWEAKDGSVVDQMSRVLDQLQSNPDSRRMIVNAWKVDELEDMALPPCHMMFQFYVAHGRLSCQLYQRSADSFLGVPFNIASYAILTIMVAQQTDLEPGEFVWTGGDCHIYGNHLEQVRLQLSREPLPLPRFVIHRRPPSLYEYAFDDFEVVDYEHHPHIKGMVAV; this is encoded by the coding sequence ATGAGGCAGTATCTCGACTATCTCCAGGACATCCTGGACAACGGTACTCACAAGGAAGACCGGACCGGTACCGGCACCGTCAGCACCTTCGGCCGGCAAATGCGCTTCGATCTCTCCGAGGGCCTCCCGCTCGTCACGACGAAGAAGCTGCACGTGCGGAGTATCATCCACGAACTGCTGTGGTTTCTCAGCGGCGATACGAACGTCAGATATCTCCGTGACAACAACGTCACGATCTGGGATGAGTGGGCGGATGAAAACGGTGACCTTGGTCCCGTTTATGGCAAACAGTGGCGCAGCTGGGAGGCGAAAGACGGCTCAGTCGTGGATCAGATGAGTCGGGTCCTGGACCAGCTTCAATCCAACCCGGACTCGAGACGGATGATCGTCAATGCGTGGAAGGTGGACGAGCTCGAGGATATGGCCTTGCCCCCGTGTCACATGATGTTTCAGTTTTATGTTGCGCACGGGCGGCTCAGTTGCCAGCTGTACCAACGCAGCGCTGACAGTTTTCTGGGCGTGCCGTTCAATATCGCATCGTACGCTATCCTCACGATAATGGTGGCGCAGCAGACGGATCTGGAGCCCGGCGAATTCGTGTGGACCGGTGGCGATTGCCACATCTACGGGAATCATCTGGAGCAGGTCCGGTTGCAGTTGTCCCGCGAGCCGTTGCCTCTTCCCCGGTTTGTAATTCACCGCAGACCTCCGTCGCTGTATGAGTACGCCTTCGATGATTTCGAGGTGGTGGACTACGAGCACCACCCGCACATCAAGGGTATGGTGGCGGTCTAG
- the apaG gene encoding Co2+/Mg2+ efflux protein ApaG, which translates to MLEYEALTDTIRVIVRPIYLDGQTDIMSGRFVFGYFVRIENEGSQEVQLLRRHWLISDGTGKVQEVEGEGVVGNQPVIESGGHHEYNSYCVLETFEGSMEGSYLMQRASGERFRVVIPRFNLRAAAN; encoded by the coding sequence ATGCTCGAGTACGAAGCCCTCACCGACACGATTCGCGTTATCGTTCGCCCGATTTATCTCGACGGCCAAACGGACATCATGAGTGGCCGGTTCGTCTTCGGTTATTTCGTTCGCATCGAAAACGAGGGTTCGCAGGAAGTTCAGTTGCTCCGGCGGCACTGGCTCATCAGTGACGGCACTGGAAAGGTTCAGGAGGTGGAAGGTGAGGGCGTCGTAGGAAATCAGCCCGTCATCGAGTCGGGCGGCCATCACGAGTACAACAGTTACTGCGTGCTCGAGACTTTCGAAGGCAGCATGGAAGGATCGTATCTGATGCAGCGCGCGAGTGGTGAGCGTTTCAGGGTCGTCATCCCTCGATTCAACCTCCGGGCGGCGGCGAACTAG
- a CDS encoding BtpA/SgcQ family protein, with the protein MPVAFDKLFGRPKPVIAMIHTGPSPGVPGFVCVESALDRAIAETEVFVSAGVDGIMVENMRDFPCVHERDMGPEVTAFMTTIACAVKRRAGKIPVGIQVLFQANRAALAVAVAAKCDFVRAEGWTYAHVSDKGFADASAGRVVRYRKVIGGSRIPIFADIRKKHAAHALTGDLTIGEIAAGMELHLADAIVVTGSATGVSPNVDSLKEVREATILPLIVGSGITAENVGLFYDHADGFIVGSSLKENGVWHGPVSDERTHELMSAVVQLRAAREMVFQKN; encoded by the coding sequence ATGCCAGTCGCTTTTGACAAGTTGTTCGGGCGCCCGAAGCCCGTCATTGCCATGATACACACGGGTCCGAGCCCGGGTGTGCCCGGGTTTGTGTGTGTCGAAAGCGCATTGGATCGCGCGATTGCAGAGACCGAGGTGTTCGTTAGCGCAGGCGTCGACGGAATCATGGTCGAGAACATGCGCGACTTCCCATGTGTCCACGAGCGAGACATGGGTCCAGAGGTTACTGCGTTCATGACGACCATCGCCTGTGCAGTCAAGCGTCGCGCCGGCAAGATTCCGGTAGGCATTCAGGTATTGTTCCAGGCGAATCGTGCCGCACTGGCGGTCGCGGTCGCTGCGAAATGTGACTTCGTCAGGGCCGAAGGCTGGACGTACGCTCATGTTTCTGACAAAGGCTTCGCGGACGCTTCAGCAGGCCGTGTGGTTCGGTACCGAAAGGTAATTGGCGGTTCACGGATCCCGATCTTCGCAGACATCAGGAAAAAGCATGCCGCTCACGCGTTGACAGGAGACCTCACCATCGGTGAGATCGCCGCCGGAATGGAACTCCACCTTGCCGATGCTATTGTCGTGACCGGATCGGCGACAGGCGTCTCTCCGAACGTCGACAGTCTGAAAGAGGTCCGTGAGGCTACGATTCTTCCGTTGATTGTCGGGAGTGGAATCACGGCGGAAAATGTCGGGCTGTTCTATGACCACGCAGACGGCTTCATCGTTGGCAGTTCGCTCAAAGAGAACGGCGTCTGGCACGGACCCGTCAGCGACGAAAGGACACATGAGCTCATGAGCGCCGTTGTGCAGCTTCGCGCGGCGCGAGAAATGGTCTTTCAAAAGAACTAG
- a CDS encoding 2-oxoacid:acceptor oxidoreductase subunit alpha: MATQAPEKSVKLIPEATILFAGDSGDGMQLTGSQFTLAAAYARNDLATLPDFPAEIRAPAGTTYGVSGFQLRFGSVDVRTPGDDVDLLVAMNPAALKVNLARVHAHSAIIVNTDAFERRNLDLAGYTSNPLEDGSLEDRHVIPVKLTQLTRDALKDTGLGHKEIDRSKNMFALGLALWLYSRPMEPALEWLGNKFAKRPEVRDANTQVLKKGYHYGETTEQFIVRYDVAEAQMPPGRYRAIRGAQAMAMGLVAAGQKSGLTIFYGTYPITPASDLLHELSRLKNFGVMTFQAEDEIAAIGSALGASFGGHLGITGTSGPGLALKSETLGLAVMTELPLVVVNMQRGGPSTGLPTKTEQSDLLQSLFGRNGEAPLPVLAASTPGDCFETAFEACRVALTYMTPVVLLGDGYLGNGSEPWLIPSLDSLPDIDVTFADASHEANAEEGFLPYLRDQKTLARPWARPGTKGLEHRLGGLEKQDKTGNVSYDPENHELMTRLRAEKVERVADIIPKTVVHGDESGDVLVVGWGSTRGAIEAAVVEARKTGKRVGSINLRFLNPLPSDLGEVLSRFEHLIVPEINDGQLVMVLRSRFLLPFKSVTKMQGQPFKSSEIVSAIENASS; encoded by the coding sequence ATGGCAACGCAAGCGCCTGAGAAAAGCGTCAAGTTAATCCCGGAAGCAACGATCCTCTTTGCGGGGGACTCCGGCGACGGCATGCAGTTGACGGGGTCACAGTTCACCCTGGCTGCCGCCTACGCCCGCAACGACCTGGCCACCCTGCCAGATTTCCCCGCGGAGATTCGAGCCCCGGCCGGTACGACGTACGGCGTCAGCGGATTTCAGCTACGATTCGGCTCAGTCGATGTCCGCACGCCGGGTGACGATGTCGATCTGCTCGTGGCGATGAACCCAGCGGCTCTCAAAGTGAACCTGGCACGCGTCCACGCTCACAGTGCCATTATTGTAAATACGGACGCATTTGAGCGGAGGAATCTCGACCTGGCCGGGTACACCAGTAATCCGCTGGAGGATGGCTCCCTGGAGGACCGTCACGTAATACCGGTCAAGCTTACGCAGCTTACTCGCGACGCTCTCAAAGACACGGGCCTCGGTCATAAGGAGATCGATCGCTCCAAGAACATGTTTGCGCTCGGACTGGCGCTGTGGCTTTACTCGCGGCCCATGGAACCGGCACTGGAATGGCTCGGCAATAAATTTGCGAAGCGACCCGAGGTGCGGGACGCCAATACCCAGGTGCTGAAGAAGGGATACCACTACGGCGAGACGACCGAGCAGTTCATTGTTCGATATGACGTTGCGGAAGCTCAGATGCCTCCGGGGCGCTATCGTGCGATTCGTGGTGCACAGGCTATGGCAATGGGACTCGTCGCCGCCGGACAGAAGAGCGGCCTGACCATCTTCTATGGCACCTACCCGATCACTCCGGCGTCGGACCTGCTCCACGAGCTGAGCAGACTGAAGAACTTCGGCGTCATGACGTTCCAGGCAGAGGACGAAATCGCCGCGATCGGCTCGGCGCTTGGGGCAAGCTTTGGAGGTCATCTTGGAATCACTGGTACGAGCGGCCCCGGTCTGGCGCTTAAGTCGGAGACCCTCGGACTCGCGGTGATGACGGAACTCCCGTTGGTCGTGGTAAACATGCAGCGAGGTGGACCGTCTACGGGACTGCCGACCAAGACAGAGCAGAGCGATCTACTGCAGTCCCTCTTCGGCAGAAACGGGGAAGCGCCGCTTCCGGTTCTCGCGGCAAGCACACCCGGAGATTGCTTCGAGACAGCATTCGAGGCATGTCGAGTCGCGCTGACCTACATGACTCCTGTTGTTCTCCTCGGCGATGGCTATCTCGGTAACGGGTCGGAGCCGTGGCTCATCCCAAGTCTCGACAGCCTGCCCGACATCGACGTGACCTTTGCCGATGCAAGTCACGAAGCAAATGCCGAAGAAGGTTTCCTGCCCTATCTGAGAGATCAGAAGACGCTCGCGCGCCCGTGGGCGCGTCCGGGAACGAAGGGCCTTGAGCACCGGCTCGGGGGTCTCGAAAAGCAAGACAAGACTGGAAACGTATCCTACGATCCCGAGAATCATGAGCTGATGACCCGGCTCCGAGCTGAGAAAGTGGAGCGTGTTGCAGACATCATTCCGAAAACCGTAGTCCATGGAGACGAGTCAGGAGATGTACTGGTTGTCGGATGGGGTTCGACCCGCGGTGCGATTGAGGCAGCGGTGGTCGAGGCTCGGAAGACCGGCAAGCGCGTCGGAAGTATAAACCTGCGTTTCCTGAATCCGCTTCCATCGGATCTCGGCGAGGTGCTGAGTCGATTTGAGCACCTGATCGTTCCTGAAATCAATGACGGACAGCTCGTCATGGTCCTTCGATCTCGCTTCCTGCTGCCATTCAAAAGCGTCACAAAGATGCAAGGGCAGCCGTTCAAGTCGAGCGAAATCGTTTCCGCCATCGAGAACGCGTCGTCCTGA
- a CDS encoding 2-oxoacid:ferredoxin oxidoreductase subunit beta: protein MSRKDFESDQDVRWCPGCGDYAILATVQRLMPELGVDREKIVFISGIGCSSRFPYYMNTYGFHSIHGRAPALATGLKASCPDLDVWIVTGDGDALSIGGNHVIHLMRRNVNVQMLLFNNQIYGLTKGQYSPTSELGKVTKSTPYGSLDHPFNPAALALGADATFVARTMDRDPKHMKVILKRAHAHRGAAFAEIYQNCNIFNDGAFFTYTEKESKPENTVFVQHGKPLVFDGGRKGLRLSGFSVEVVDLTNGQWSASDCVVHDETSRDLASVLARVFFKPGFPQPFGVFYAEQRPTYDDEIQKQMELVMDQRGTGDMAALLNAGDTWNIN, encoded by the coding sequence ATGAGCCGGAAGGACTTCGAGTCCGACCAGGACGTTCGTTGGTGTCCCGGCTGTGGTGATTATGCGATTCTTGCGACCGTCCAGCGCCTGATGCCGGAACTTGGAGTGGACAGAGAGAAGATCGTCTTCATCAGCGGAATCGGATGTTCGAGCCGCTTCCCGTACTACATGAACACGTACGGCTTCCACTCGATTCATGGCAGGGCGCCTGCGTTGGCGACGGGGCTGAAGGCCAGCTGTCCTGATCTCGACGTGTGGATTGTGACCGGCGACGGCGACGCCCTGTCAATTGGCGGCAATCATGTCATTCACTTGATGCGGCGAAACGTGAATGTGCAAATGCTGCTTTTCAACAATCAGATATATGGACTGACCAAGGGCCAGTATAGTCCTACCTCCGAGTTGGGCAAGGTCACCAAAAGCACGCCCTACGGGTCACTTGACCACCCCTTCAATCCCGCCGCGCTTGCGCTCGGAGCCGACGCGACGTTCGTCGCACGTACGATGGACCGGGACCCAAAGCATATGAAGGTGATTCTCAAGCGTGCGCACGCTCACAGAGGTGCTGCATTCGCAGAGATCTATCAGAACTGCAACATCTTTAATGACGGGGCCTTCTTCACCTATACGGAGAAGGAATCGAAGCCCGAGAACACCGTTTTTGTTCAGCATGGAAAGCCGCTTGTCTTTGACGGGGGGCGAAAGGGACTCCGGCTGAGCGGATTCTCGGTGGAAGTCGTCGACCTTACCAACGGGCAATGGTCGGCCAGTGACTGTGTGGTTCATGACGAGACGAGCCGCGACCTCGCGTCGGTTCTTGCACGCGTCTTCTTCAAACCAGGTTTTCCCCAGCCATTCGGAGTATTCTACGCAGAACAGCGCCCTACGTACGACGACGAGATCCAGAAGCAGATGGAGTTGGTCATGGATCAGCGGGGAACGGGTGATATGGCCGCTCTCCTCAACGCCGGCGACACCTGGAACATCAACTAA